The following proteins come from a genomic window of Nocardioides albertanoniae:
- a CDS encoding carboxymuconolactone decarboxylase family protein, with protein sequence MSDDTEKFAGLPEARARGLRKMEEVYGFEMNDGDGDFFRYTADHLFGDIWQRPGLTTRDRRLLLVGLLAGQGASDVLGIQIPAAHANGELDDEELREIVVFLCHYTGWPNGAKINTVVEETIGKARRHAQRNDQRKDQRS encoded by the coding sequence ATGAGTGACGACACCGAGAAGTTCGCCGGGCTGCCAGAGGCCCGGGCCAGAGGCCTGCGCAAGATGGAGGAGGTCTACGGCTTCGAGATGAACGACGGCGACGGCGACTTCTTCCGCTACACCGCCGACCACCTCTTCGGCGACATCTGGCAGCGCCCCGGCCTGACCACGCGCGACCGGCGCCTCCTGCTGGTCGGGCTGCTCGCCGGCCAGGGCGCCTCCGACGTGCTCGGGATCCAGATCCCCGCGGCCCACGCCAACGGCGAGCTCGACGACGAGGAGCTGCGCGAGATCGTGGTCTTCCTCTGCCACTACACGGGCTGGCCCAACGGTGCCAAGATCAACACTGTCGTCGAGGAGACCATCGGCAAGGCCCGCCGGCACGCCCAGCGGAACGACCAGCGGAAGGACCAGCGCTCATGA
- a CDS encoding SDR family oxidoreductase produces MKVDGRFKDKVVVVTGAAQGIGEAYAKGLAAEGAAVVVADLNEDKGQQVAKEIEASGGAARFVRCDVSEHASAAALVAETTEAYGGIDGLINNAAIYGEMAFDLLITVDWDYYEKFMDVNLNGALVMTRAVYPAMQQRGGGAILNQSSTAAYLYSGFYGLAKVGINGLTQQLAHELGGMNIRVNAIAPGPTDTEATRTQAGDAAKEMTKQMAIKRLGTTDDMVGAAKFLLSPDSSWISGQIIAVDGGGTFRL; encoded by the coding sequence ATGAAGGTCGATGGTCGGTTCAAGGACAAGGTCGTCGTGGTCACCGGGGCGGCGCAGGGGATCGGGGAGGCGTACGCCAAGGGGCTGGCGGCCGAGGGGGCGGCGGTCGTCGTCGCCGACCTGAACGAGGACAAGGGACAGCAGGTCGCCAAGGAGATCGAGGCGTCCGGAGGCGCGGCGAGATTCGTCCGCTGCGATGTCTCCGAGCACGCCTCGGCGGCCGCGCTCGTGGCCGAGACGACCGAGGCGTACGGCGGGATCGACGGGCTGATCAACAACGCCGCGATCTACGGCGAGATGGCCTTCGACCTGCTGATCACCGTCGACTGGGACTACTACGAGAAGTTCATGGACGTGAACCTCAACGGCGCGCTGGTGATGACCCGCGCGGTCTATCCCGCGATGCAGCAGCGGGGCGGGGGCGCGATCCTCAACCAGTCGAGCACCGCGGCCTACCTCTACTCCGGGTTCTACGGGTTGGCGAAGGTCGGCATCAACGGCTTGACGCAGCAGCTCGCCCACGAGCTCGGCGGGATGAACATCCGGGTCAACGCGATCGCTCCCGGACCGACCGACACCGAGGCGACCCGCACCCAGGCCGGCGACGCGGCCAAGGAGATGACCAAGCAGATGGCGATCAAGCGGCTCGGTACGACCGACGACATGGTCGGCGCCGCGAAGTTCCTGCTCTCGCCGGACTCGTCGTGGATCTCCGGCCAGATCATCGCGGTCGACGGTGGCGGGACGTTCCGGCTGTGA
- a CDS encoding NAD(P)-dependent oxidoreductase: MRDFHKTRAGFVGLGNIGRPMAHRLASADAVELWVHDIAPEPVAELSAAGATTAGSVAELAASVDVLSVMVRDDDQVRQVLAEVLGAVGDRADGATLTVLVHSTVGPQTPAELAAAAEPHGVRVLDAPVSGGPMGAAEGTLAILVGGAPEAYAAARPVLEAMGTKVVHAGPAGAGTRLKLARNLLHFASFTAATEAQRLAEAAGLDLVALGDVVRHTDAITGGPGAIMHRESTAPLAETDFWHGVFGHVAALGEKDLGFAIELADELGVEVPLARIALDRLGPGLGIPMTEQTEQ, encoded by the coding sequence GTGAGGGACTTTCACAAGACCCGCGCAGGCTTCGTGGGGCTCGGCAACATCGGCAGGCCGATGGCCCACCGGCTCGCGAGCGCGGACGCGGTCGAGCTGTGGGTGCACGACATCGCGCCCGAGCCGGTGGCCGAGCTGAGCGCCGCCGGTGCCACGACGGCCGGCTCCGTCGCCGAACTGGCCGCGAGCGTCGACGTGCTCAGCGTGATGGTGCGCGACGACGACCAGGTGCGTCAGGTGCTCGCCGAGGTGCTCGGTGCTGTCGGTGACCGTGCCGACGGCGCCACGCTGACGGTCCTGGTGCACTCGACCGTTGGCCCGCAGACCCCCGCCGAGCTCGCGGCCGCCGCCGAGCCGCACGGTGTCCGCGTGCTCGACGCTCCTGTCTCCGGTGGCCCGATGGGGGCGGCCGAGGGCACCCTGGCCATCCTCGTGGGCGGCGCGCCCGAGGCGTACGCAGCAGCCCGCCCCGTGCTGGAGGCGATGGGCACCAAGGTCGTCCATGCCGGTCCGGCCGGGGCCGGCACTCGCCTCAAGCTGGCTCGCAACCTGCTCCACTTCGCCTCCTTCACCGCCGCCACCGAGGCTCAGCGCCTCGCCGAGGCGGCCGGGCTCGACCTGGTGGCGCTCGGTGACGTCGTACGCCACACCGACGCGATCACCGGTGGACCGGGCGCGATCATGCACCGCGAGAGCACGGCGCCGCTCGCGGAGACCGACTTCTGGCACGGCGTCTTCGGCCACGTGGCCGCGCTGGGGGAGAAGGACCTCGGCTTCGCGATCGAGCTCGCCGACGAGCTCGGGGTCGAGGTGCCGCTCGCCCGCATCGCCCTCGACCGGCTGGGACCCGGCCTCGGGATTCCCATGACTGAGCAGACCGAGCAGTGA